The genomic DNA GCGAGCTCGATGGCGCAGAAGCAAACAGATCGCCATCATCTCTGCGACAGCCTTTCGCGTCCGGAGCGAGTGCACCAAGTAGCTAGTTCTATACGTCACAGTATCTGCATGGCGCGACGGAGCGCCGGTTTGTACCCGAGTTCGCGGCCCCACCCCGGAGCCGCTCACTCGCAGATAAGAATCTATCAACGATTCTGTGCCATGGCTGCCTCGCTTGATTTGAAGCTAAGCACTATCTGGATTTCCCCCCTGGTTTCGTAACCCCCAGTCTCTCTGCTGCATAGTGAACATGTCAAGTTGACTGCTCTGACCTGCTACCCAAAGAGCGTAATCCGAAATGGTCGTTAAGCCTGGACAAATCTGTTACCGCACTTCGGCCCTTCCGATCGATCAAAAATTCTGTGCGCTCGTGTAACCGGCCGATTGTCGACGACGAAATAGCAGAAGCGTCACACAGTCTTGTGTCGACAACAATCGTTGCAGAGTTCGTAGCGACACGGTGCCGATTTGGCCCGATCCAAGAGGAAGCGCTGTCCTCTATAACTTTGGTGCGATCGTCACAGATATGTGCTCGACCCTCGATTAGCCCGTTTTCAACATGAGGTTATAACAGCATGCCGGCACACCACGAAAATACGCAGCTCCGCGAACGCGTCATCGCCAACCAGAAGCAGCGCAATGCTCAATTGCGCAATAGTTACGACTTCATTGTGTGCGGTAGCGGCACCGCAGGATCCGTCGTTGCTCGACGACTTTCGGAGCATCAAGACATAACAGTTCTGGTTCTTGAAGCAGGCACTACCGACGACGTGCCGCAAGTCTGGGAAGCTGGCGCATGGATTTCAAACCTTGGATCAGAGCGCGACTGGGGCTTCGTCGCTCAGGCCAACCCGAATATAAATGGCCGGGCGATTTCGTTGAACATGGGGAAAGTCCTTGGCGGCGGCTCAAGCATCAACGCGATGTATTGGTCCAGGGGCCACAAGAATGACTGGGACACGCTAGCAGCCGAAACCGGCGATCCCGACTGGAACTACGCATCGGTTCTTGCTCTATACCGGGGAATCGAGGATTGGCGAGGTGCTCCCGATCCGCAATTCCGAGGTGAAGGAGGCCTGGTCCATGTTGCAACGGCGACAGCCCTATCTGACGTCACGCATGCATGCCTGGACGCTTATGGTCAGCACGGCATCCCGATTTTCGCGAGCCAGAACGGTGCTCTGATGGAAGGCACCGAAGGAGCATCGATGGCGGACGTGTGCATTGACGGTGGACGACGCGCCTCAATATTCCGGTCTTACCTCTATCCGGTTATGGATCAATCAAATGTAACCGTCCTCACAGGTGCACTGGTTACCCGCGTACTCTTCGAGGGTAAGCGCGCAGTTGGAGTCGAATGTGTCGTCGGCGGTCAGATCCAGCGTTTCCTCGCCGCCAGTGAAGTTGTGCTGTCCCTCGGTGCCATCCTCACCCCAAAGGTGTTAATGCAGTCGGGAATTGGAGATGCCCACGATCTTCGAGAGTTTGGCATACCCATCAAAGAAGGGCTCACAGGAGTTGGACGAAATTTTCAGGACCATTGTATGGTGGCAGGCTGCATCTGGGAATGCTCTGATCTGGTTGAACCGGGGACAATACCCCACAATCCAACTCCCCAGGCAAATGCATTCTTTCGCAGTTCCGCTGCCTTGAATTCGCCAGATATTCAGGTAATTCAAGCTGGCTTCGCGCTCGCCAGTGATGAAATCGCCCACAAATATGCGCCGCCGCCAAACTCCTGGACGTTGCTTCCCACGCTCGTACGTCCGAAATCAACCGGGAGAATCAGGCTAACAGGCAAACATGCCACAGACCCCGTTACCATCGATGCTAACGTTCTAAGCGATCCCGCAGACCTCGCCGCGCTCGTGAAAGCAGTCGAACTCGTTAACGAGCTTGGATCCTCTGTATCGCTTAGACGATACTCCGCACGGCAGATTGCACCTAGCATGCTACGACGTTCGGATCTTGAAAATTTTGTTCGCGATTCTGTCGTCAGTGTATGGCATCAAACGTGTACCGCGAAGATGGGGACCGACCGGGAATCGGTCGTCAACAGCGAACTCCAGGTTCATGGTATCGAAGGTTTGACGGTGGCTGATGGGTCGGTCTTGCGCCGAGTGACAACGGGCAACACGATGGCTCCGTGTGTCATCATTGGCGAGCGG from Paraburkholderia terrae includes the following:
- a CDS encoding GMC family oxidoreductase: MPAHHENTQLRERVIANQKQRNAQLRNSYDFIVCGSGTAGSVVARRLSEHQDITVLVLEAGTTDDVPQVWEAGAWISNLGSERDWGFVAQANPNINGRAISLNMGKVLGGGSSINAMYWSRGHKNDWDTLAAETGDPDWNYASVLALYRGIEDWRGAPDPQFRGEGGLVHVATATALSDVTHACLDAYGQHGIPIFASQNGALMEGTEGASMADVCIDGGRRASIFRSYLYPVMDQSNVTVLTGALVTRVLFEGKRAVGVECVVGGQIQRFLAASEVVLSLGAILTPKVLMQSGIGDAHDLREFGIPIKEGLTGVGRNFQDHCMVAGCIWECSDLVEPGTIPHNPTPQANAFFRSSAALNSPDIQVIQAGFALASDEIAHKYAPPPNSWTLLPTLVRPKSTGRIRLTGKHATDPVTIDANVLSDPADLAALVKAVELVNELGSSVSLRRYSARQIAPSMLRRSDLENFVRDSVVSVWHQTCTAKMGTDRESVVNSELQVHGIEGLTVADGSVLRRVTTGNTMAPCVIIGERAALSLKHRHGIDRRMTRD